The Novosphingobium sp. Gsoil 351 genome contains the following window.
CATGCGCTCAATCCCCGAGGTCATGCAGAAACTCCACTGGAGCACGCCCGACGGGTGCTCGTCGTGCCGCCCCGCGCTCAACTACTACCTGCTTTGCGCGCTGCCGGGCGCGTACGTCGACGACCAGCAGAGCCGGTTCGTCAACGAACGGATGCACGCCAACATCCAGAAGGACGGCACTTACTCCGTGGTCCCGCGGATGTGGGGCGGGCTGACCAACCCGCGTGAGCTGCGGGCGATCGCCGACGTGGTCGAAAAGTTCAATGCGCCGATGGTCAAGGTCACCGGCGGCCAGCGGCTCGACATTTTCGGGATCAAGAAGGAAGACTTGCCCGCCGTCTGGGCCGATCTCAACGCCGCCGGAATGGTCTCGGGCCACGCCTATGGCAAGGCGCTGCGCACGGTGAAGACTTGCGTGGGCAGCGAATGGTGCCGCTTCGGAACGCAGGATTCGACCGGGCTGGGGGTCAAGATCGAGCGGGCGACCTGGGGGTCGTGGATGCCGCACAAGTTCAAGATCGCGGTCAGCGGCTGCCCGCGCAACTGCGCCGAAGCGACGATCAAGGACTTCGGCATCATCTGCGTGGACTCGGGTTACGAGCTTCATGTCGGCGGCAACGGCGGGATCAAAGTCCGCGTCACCGACCTTCTGTGCAAGGTCGCGACCGAAGCCGAGGCGATGCTCCACTGCGCCGCGTTCGTCCAGCTCTACCGCGAGGAAGCCTGGTATCTCGAACGCACCGCGCCGTGGATCGAGCGGGTCGGGCTGGCCTATGTCCAATCACGCCTGCTCGACGATCCAGAAGAGCGCGCCGCGCTCGCCCGGCGCTTCGTCCACGCGCAATCGTTCGCGCAGGACGATCCGTGGGCCAAGCGCGCCGAAGGGGCGGAGCGCGAGCAGCACGCGCCGATGGCCAAGTTCACGCCCATGAGGGAACACGCATGATCGGCGAATGGCTCGACATCGGCTGGGTGAACGAAATCCCGGTACGCGGGAGCCGCGTGGTGAACGTGGCCGGCGGCGAAGACATCGCGGTGTTTCGCACCGGCGAGGGCAAGGTTTTCGCGCTACGCGATCGCTGCCCCCACAAGCACGGGCGATTGTCGCAGGGCATTGTTCACGGCGGTGCGGTGGCGTGTCCGCTGCACAACTGGAGGATTTCGCTGAGTTCGGGCGAAGCGCTGGGCGAGGACAGAGGGTGCACCCCCACCGTACCGGTGCGGATCGACGCCGGGCGAGTGCTGATCCAGCGCGCGGCGACGCTGGCGGCGGCGGCGTGAATCTCCTTCTCCCCTTCAGGGGAGAGGATCGGGAAGAGGAGGGTGTCCAAAGGTGAGCACCACGTCCCAGCCCCCTCTCCCGACCCTCTCCCCTGAAGGGCGAAGGACTATAAAGACCACGTGCGCCTATTGCGGGGTCGGCTGCGGCATTCGTGCGACTCCAACGGGCGAACGGACGGTCATGATCGAAGGTGATCCCGACCACCCTGCAAACCGGGGCAAACTCTGTTCGAAAGGCTCGCATTTGGGTGAGACCGTCGGCCTCGAGGGCCGCCTGCTTCACCCGATGATCGGCAAGTCGCGGGCGAGCTGGGACAAGGCGCTCGATCTCGTCGCCGCGCGGTTTCGCGAAACCATCGCCCGCCACGGCCCCGACAGCGTCGCTTTCTACGTTTCGGGCCAGCTCCTCACCGAGGACTACTACGTCGCCAACAAGTTGATGAAGGGCTTTATCGGGTCGGCCAACATCGACACCAATTCGCGGCTGTGCATGGCCAGCGCGGTTGCCGGGCACATCCGCGCGTTCGGCGAGGACATCGTCCCCGCCGCCTACGCCGATCTCGATGAGGCCGACCTGATCGTGCTGGTCGGATCGAACACCGCGTGGTGCCATCCGATCGTCTGGCAGCGGATCGAGGCGGCGCGCGCCGCCAGGGGCGCCAAACTGGTGGTGATCGACCCGCGGCGAACCGAGACTGCCGAAGGTGCCGACATTCACCTTGCGATCCGCCCCGGCAGCGACGTCGCGCTGATGAACGGCCTGCTGGCGTGGTGCCGAACGCATGGCGCAGTCGACGAGGCCTACCTTGCCGCAAATGTCGCCACGCCCGACGGCTTCTGGGACACGGTAGGAGAGGGGAGCGACCTGTGGTCGGTGGCGCGTGCGTGCGACGTGCCCGCCACCGATCTCAGGCGTTTCTTCGAGTTGTTTGTGGCGACCCGGCGTACGGTCACGTTGTTGAGCCAGGGGATCAATCAATCGCTCGCGGGGACCGACCAGGTCAATGCGATCCTCAACCTGCATCTGGCAACCGGCCGGATCGGCAAGCCCGGCGCCGCGC
Protein-coding sequences here:
- the nirD gene encoding nitrite reductase small subunit NirD, which encodes MIGEWLDIGWVNEIPVRGSRVVNVAGGEDIAVFRTGEGKVFALRDRCPHKHGRLSQGIVHGGAVACPLHNWRISLSSGEALGEDRGCTPTVPVRIDAGRVLIQRAATLAAAA